One window of the Natrinema sp. CBA1119 genome contains the following:
- a CDS encoding PrkA family serine protein kinase — protein sequence MARGTDYVSDADRALEETYEEPMHLAAYVDRIFENPSIASHASKYLLEAIEAAGTRTVVEEGEEKERYRFFDDPHNDGEHAILGNTEVLNGFVDDLRSIAAGRAKDEKIIWFEGPTATGKSELKRCLVNGLREYSKTPDGRRYTVEWNISTADAGERGLSYGGDASAGDEQNWYESPVQAHPLSVFPENVREDLLERLNAELDDHVPVQVDAQLDPFSREAYDFLEERYRREGEEELFSAITDEDHLRVKNYVVDVGQGVGVLHSEDDGPPKERLVGSWMHGMLQELDSRGRKNPQAFSYDGVLSQGNGVLTVVEDAAQHADLLQKLLNVPDEQSVKLDKGIGMDVDSQLLIISNPDLEAQLNQHSDRNGMDPLKALKRRLDKHRFGYLTNLSLETELIRRELTNETSVWEAESYDELEDRIRAPVTVTVKGQDGRTRTQEFAPHAVEAAALYAVVTRLDEEDLPNGLDLVDKARIYDQGYLQEGDTRREKDEFDFDDDGNDGDHGIPVTYTRDTLAELLQADLERHHAELPVEDVVMPRDVLNAMVEGLADAPVFSTGERSEFENRVVPVKNYIYDQQESDVIEAIMHDKRVDEETVAEYVEHVYAWETEEPLYNDRGERVEPDPLTMKLFEIEHLGRFSESEYEGNLPRESVRNFRREKVITSLNRHAWEHRNEDFSVEDVDLTAIPVIKTVLESHDWDDVERTFEDFDPRQWSDPPGGTETEAVKESTIATMVDLFGYSEASAELTSRHVMGQVSYRWD from the coding sequence ATGGCACGAGGAACCGACTACGTCAGCGACGCTGACCGCGCCCTCGAGGAGACCTACGAGGAGCCGATGCACCTCGCGGCGTACGTCGATCGAATCTTCGAGAACCCCTCGATCGCCTCCCACGCCTCGAAGTACCTGCTCGAGGCGATCGAGGCCGCGGGGACCCGGACCGTCGTCGAGGAGGGCGAGGAGAAGGAGCGCTACCGCTTCTTCGACGATCCGCACAACGACGGCGAACACGCGATCCTCGGCAACACCGAGGTGCTCAACGGGTTCGTCGACGACCTGCGGTCGATCGCCGCCGGCCGGGCGAAAGACGAGAAGATCATCTGGTTCGAGGGACCCACGGCGACCGGGAAGTCGGAACTCAAGCGCTGTCTGGTCAACGGGCTCCGCGAGTACTCGAAGACGCCGGACGGCCGCCGCTACACCGTCGAGTGGAACATCTCGACCGCCGACGCCGGCGAGCGCGGCCTGAGCTACGGCGGCGACGCCAGCGCCGGAGACGAACAGAACTGGTACGAGAGCCCGGTGCAGGCCCACCCGCTGTCGGTGTTCCCTGAGAACGTCCGCGAGGACCTGCTCGAGCGACTCAACGCGGAACTCGACGATCACGTTCCCGTGCAGGTCGACGCGCAACTCGACCCGTTCTCCCGGGAGGCGTACGACTTCCTCGAGGAGCGCTACCGCCGGGAGGGCGAGGAGGAACTGTTCTCGGCGATCACGGACGAGGACCACCTCCGCGTGAAGAACTACGTCGTCGACGTGGGCCAGGGCGTCGGCGTCCTCCACTCGGAAGACGACGGCCCGCCAAAGGAGCGCCTCGTCGGCTCGTGGATGCACGGCATGCTCCAGGAACTGGACTCGCGGGGCCGCAAGAACCCGCAGGCGTTCAGCTACGACGGCGTGCTCTCGCAGGGCAACGGCGTCCTCACCGTCGTCGAGGACGCCGCCCAGCACGCAGACCTGCTCCAGAAGCTCCTGAACGTCCCCGACGAGCAGTCGGTGAAACTCGACAAGGGGATCGGGATGGACGTCGACTCCCAGCTGCTGATCATCTCGAACCCCGACCTCGAGGCCCAGCTCAACCAGCACTCGGATCGAAACGGGATGGACCCGCTCAAGGCCCTGAAGCGCCGGCTGGACAAACACCGCTTTGGCTACCTGACGAACCTGAGCCTCGAGACGGAGCTGATCCGCCGCGAACTGACCAACGAGACCTCGGTCTGGGAGGCCGAGAGCTACGACGAACTCGAGGATCGGATCCGCGCGCCGGTGACGGTGACGGTCAAAGGCCAGGACGGCCGGACGCGGACCCAGGAGTTCGCCCCTCACGCCGTCGAGGCGGCCGCGCTGTACGCGGTCGTCACGCGACTGGACGAGGAGGACCTCCCGAACGGGCTCGATTTGGTCGACAAGGCCCGGATCTACGATCAGGGCTACCTCCAGGAGGGGGACACCCGCCGGGAGAAAGACGAGTTCGACTTCGACGACGACGGCAACGACGGCGACCACGGCATTCCCGTCACGTACACCCGGGACACGTTGGCCGAACTGCTCCAGGCGGACCTCGAGCGCCACCACGCGGAGCTGCCGGTCGAGGACGTCGTCATGCCCCGCGACGTGTTGAACGCCATGGTCGAGGGGCTGGCCGACGCGCCGGTCTTCTCGACGGGCGAACGCTCGGAGTTCGAGAACCGCGTCGTCCCCGTGAAGAACTACATCTACGACCAGCAGGAGTCGGACGTCATCGAGGCCATCATGCACGACAAACGCGTCGACGAGGAGACCGTCGCCGAGTACGTCGAACACGTCTACGCCTGGGAGACCGAGGAGCCGCTGTACAACGACCGCGGCGAGCGCGTCGAGCCCGATCCGCTGACGATGAAGCTCTTCGAGATCGAGCACCTCGGTCGGTTCTCCGAGTCCGAATACGAGGGGAACCTCCCCCGCGAGAGCGTCCGGAATTTCAGGCGCGAGAAGGTCATCACCTCCCTGAACCGCCACGCCTGGGAGCACCGCAACGAGGACTTCTCCGTCGAGGACGTCGACCTCACGGCGATCCCGGTGATCAAGACCGTCCTCGAGAGCCACGACTGGGACGACGTCGAGCGGACCTTCGAGGACTTCGACCCGCGACAGTGGAGCGATCCGCCCGGCGGGACCGAGACAGAAGCGGTCAAGGAGAGCACGATCGCAACGATGGTCGACCTCTTCGGCTACTCCGAGGCGTCGGCCGAACTGACAAGCAGACACGTCATGGGACAGGTGAGCTACAGATGGGACTGA
- a CDS encoding YeaH/YhbH family protein encodes MGLRDDLERFREVGEERREDLADFIQYGDLGQSRPGEINIPVKIVSLPEFEYDQRDKGGVGQGEDGTPDTGQPVGQPQPQPGDDDGEDGDPGEEGGDHEYYEMDPEEFAEELDEELGLDLDPKGKKVVEEKEGPFTDLTRSGPNSTLDFERMFKEGLKRKLAMDFDEEFLKELCKVEGIEPRDVFEWARGESLPVSMAWVEEAYSNIPDEERGKWTSIEEVENEVERESVQQKIRREGIQHVPFRREDERYRHPEIIEEKEKNVVVVNIRDVSGSMREKKRELVERTFTPLDWYLQGKYDNAEFVYIAHDADAWEVERDEFFGIRSGGGTKISSAYELADQLLEEYPWSDWNRYVFAAGDSENSSNDTGERVIPLMEEIPANLHAYVETQPSGNAINATHAEELERHFGTDAEDVAVAYVNDEADVTDAIYEILSTESDDNE; translated from the coding sequence ATGGGACTGAGAGACGACCTCGAGCGATTCCGCGAAGTCGGCGAGGAGCGCCGCGAGGACCTCGCCGACTTCATCCAGTACGGCGACCTCGGCCAGAGTCGGCCCGGGGAGATCAACATCCCGGTGAAGATCGTCTCGCTGCCGGAGTTCGAGTACGATCAGCGCGACAAGGGCGGCGTCGGCCAGGGCGAGGACGGCACGCCAGACACCGGCCAGCCGGTCGGCCAGCCCCAGCCACAACCGGGCGACGACGACGGCGAGGACGGCGACCCCGGCGAGGAGGGCGGCGACCACGAGTACTACGAGATGGACCCCGAGGAGTTCGCCGAAGAGCTCGACGAGGAGCTCGGCCTCGACCTCGATCCGAAGGGGAAGAAAGTCGTCGAGGAAAAGGAAGGCCCGTTCACCGATCTCACGCGAAGCGGCCCCAACAGCACGCTCGACTTCGAGCGGATGTTCAAGGAGGGGCTCAAGCGCAAGCTCGCGATGGACTTCGACGAAGAGTTCCTGAAGGAACTGTGCAAGGTCGAGGGGATCGAGCCACGCGACGTCTTCGAGTGGGCCCGCGGCGAGAGCCTGCCGGTGTCGATGGCGTGGGTCGAAGAGGCCTACAGCAACATCCCCGACGAGGAACGCGGCAAATGGACCTCGATCGAGGAGGTTGAAAACGAGGTCGAGCGCGAGAGCGTCCAGCAGAAGATCCGCCGCGAGGGGATCCAACACGTCCCCTTCCGTCGCGAGGACGAGCGCTACCGCCACCCCGAGATCATCGAGGAGAAGGAGAAGAACGTCGTGGTCGTCAACATCCGCGACGTCTCCGGCTCGATGCGCGAGAAGAAGCGCGAACTCGTCGAGCGGACCTTTACCCCGCTGGACTGGTACCTGCAGGGCAAGTACGACAACGCCGAGTTCGTCTACATCGCCCACGACGCCGACGCCTGGGAGGTCGAGCGCGACGAGTTCTTCGGCATCCGCAGCGGCGGCGGCACCAAGATCTCGAGCGCGTACGAACTCGCCGACCAGCTGCTCGAGGAGTACCCCTGGAGCGACTGGAACCGGTACGTCTTCGCCGCGGGCGACTCGGAGAACTCCTCGAACGACACCGGCGAGCGCGTGATCCCCCTGATGGAGGAGATCCCGGCGAACCTCCACGCCTACGTGGAGACCCAGCCCAGCGGGAACGCGATCAACGCCACCCACGCGGAGGAACTCGAGCGCCACTTCGGTACCGACGCCGAGGATGTCGCGGTGGCGTACGTCAACGACGAGGCGGACGTGACCGACGCGATCTACGAGATCCTCTCCACGGAGAGTGATGACAATGAGTAA
- a CDS encoding SpoVR family protein, with protein MSNSDRFRKQAIASDLEEPVEEARNLAETLGLEPYPVKYWIIDYDEMNELIAYGGFQSRYPHWRWGMQYDKQQKQGQYGGGKAFEIVNNDNPAHAFLQESNTVADQKAVITHVEAHSDFFANNDWFGMFTSGRADEDQVNAAAMLERHARAIDEYMSDPDIDRAEVEKWIDHCLSLEDNIDQHQVFSRRLDIDGPAHEELDEDLAEKLDELELSDEIKGEVFDEAWVEKLEGEDVAVNFPEEPQKDVLAFVREHGKQYDADAGRGVEMTEWQRDILDMMRAEAYYFAAQKMTKVMNEGWAAYWESTMMTDEAFAGDDEFLNYADHMAKVLASGGLNPYSLGMELWEYVENTTNRREVLEALLRVEGVSWRNLTEVVDFDEVLDRLEPPEAIETITPETLDSLEDVPDEWLDQQALERARDGEIDVSKYPWKVLTYEGVARRHYSLVKRQNRGFLARVTQNELERIGRYLFDDARYSSVAEALEDVDFAAGWDRLFDVRESHNDVTFLDEFLTQEFITENNYFTYEHSQATGQFHVASDAAEDVKKKLLLQFTNFGKPTIAVYDGNYNNANELLLGHQYNGVMLDLGQAKETLKRIFELWGRPVNLLTIVKEVDEHDIEVAKRRNREPEPEEQGKLIRYNGETMTTEDVPWEEVEHLAADDVDYDTKPEEWLA; from the coding sequence ATGAGTAATTCGGACAGATTCCGCAAACAGGCGATCGCCAGCGATCTCGAGGAACCGGTCGAGGAGGCCAGAAACCTGGCCGAGACGCTCGGCCTCGAGCCCTACCCGGTGAAGTACTGGATCATCGACTACGACGAGATGAACGAACTCATCGCGTACGGCGGGTTTCAGAGCCGCTACCCGCACTGGCGGTGGGGCATGCAGTACGATAAACAGCAAAAGCAGGGCCAGTACGGCGGCGGGAAGGCCTTCGAGATCGTCAACAACGACAACCCGGCCCACGCGTTCCTTCAGGAGTCGAACACGGTGGCCGACCAGAAGGCGGTCATCACGCACGTCGAGGCCCACTCGGACTTCTTCGCGAACAACGACTGGTTCGGCATGTTCACCAGCGGCCGCGCCGACGAGGACCAGGTCAACGCCGCGGCCATGCTCGAGCGCCACGCGCGAGCCATCGACGAGTACATGTCCGACCCCGACATCGACCGCGCCGAGGTCGAGAAGTGGATCGATCACTGCCTGAGCCTCGAGGACAACATCGACCAACATCAGGTGTTCAGCCGCCGGCTCGACATCGACGGGCCGGCCCACGAGGAACTCGACGAGGACCTGGCCGAGAAGTTAGATGAACTCGAGCTCTCCGACGAGATCAAAGGCGAGGTGTTCGACGAGGCATGGGTCGAGAAGCTCGAGGGCGAGGACGTCGCGGTAAACTTCCCCGAGGAGCCACAGAAGGACGTGCTGGCGTTCGTCCGCGAGCACGGCAAGCAGTACGACGCGGACGCCGGCCGGGGCGTCGAGATGACGGAGTGGCAACGCGACATCCTCGACATGATGCGCGCGGAGGCGTACTACTTCGCCGCTCAGAAGATGACGAAGGTGATGAACGAGGGCTGGGCCGCCTACTGGGAGTCGACGATGATGACCGACGAGGCCTTCGCCGGCGACGACGAGTTCCTCAACTACGCCGACCACATGGCCAAAGTCCTGGCGTCGGGCGGGCTCAACCCCTACAGCCTCGGGATGGAGCTCTGGGAGTACGTCGAGAACACGACCAACCGACGGGAGGTCCTCGAGGCTCTCCTGCGCGTCGAGGGCGTCTCCTGGCGGAACCTCACCGAGGTCGTCGACTTCGACGAGGTGCTCGACCGGCTCGAACCGCCGGAAGCCATCGAGACCATCACCCCCGAAACGCTCGACTCGCTCGAGGACGTTCCCGATGAGTGGCTCGACCAACAGGCGCTCGAGCGGGCTCGAGACGGTGAGATCGACGTGTCGAAATACCCCTGGAAGGTGTTGACATACGAGGGCGTCGCTCGCCGACACTACTCGCTGGTCAAGCGCCAGAACCGCGGCTTCCTCGCGCGGGTCACTCAGAACGAACTCGAGCGGATCGGCCGCTACCTGTTCGACGACGCCCGCTATTCGTCGGTTGCAGAGGCACTCGAGGACGTCGACTTCGCCGCGGGCTGGGACCGGCTGTTCGACGTGCGGGAGAGCCACAACGACGTGACCTTCCTCGACGAGTTCCTGACCCAGGAGTTCATCACGGAGAACAACTACTTCACCTACGAGCACTCGCAGGCGACCGGGCAGTTCCACGTCGCCAGCGACGCGGCCGAGGACGTCAAGAAGAAGCTCCTCCTGCAGTTCACCAACTTCGGGAAGCCGACGATCGCGGTCTACGACGGCAACTACAACAACGCGAACGAACTCCTGCTCGGCCACCAGTACAATGGCGTTATGCTCGATCTGGGGCAGGCCAAGGAGACCCTCAAGCGGATCTTCGAGCTGTGGGGGCGACCGGTGAACCTGTTGACGATCGTTAAGGAAGTCGACGAGCACGATATCGAGGTCGCCAAGCGCCGCAACCGCGAGCCCGAACCCGAAGAGCAGGGCAAACTGATCCGGTACAACGGCGAGACGATGACGACCGAGGACGTGCCGTGGGAGGAGGTCGAACACCTCGCTGCCGACGACGTCGACTACGACACCAAGCCCGAGGAGTGGCTCGCCTAG
- a CDS encoding HEAT repeat domain-containing protein — protein sequence MDGEWGEAVEPRGRGAAGIDLPSVLAQLDEQEPAEQRAAVRRIRTAIDERSQAAAYVPTVPKLRTLLERPAIDFRDDIAACLADLAAQAPTDVAPSAGSIVAVAVENADEPMVADLLRCLATVAAERPDVLVEHAAAITEVLERRTGSDRWGIRILAHVSREDPTAIEPAASVLIDALAADPVENGPPALRALGRLARTDAALPSLEFVAQAAALADHDDASLRYDAIGCLGDVARRDPTAVEPVCADLGAALSCDDPDTRAIAAVAVSRVVAGVETAVDPVQGQLLELLADDHPHVRANACVALGHGRVDAAVPYLRTLASEDPAPNVRDRAAWATRQLS from the coding sequence ATGGATGGGGAATGGGGAGAGGCCGTCGAGCCTCGGGGCCGGGGGGCCGCCGGGATCGACCTCCCATCGGTACTCGCACAACTCGACGAGCAGGAACCGGCCGAACAACGGGCTGCGGTCCGCCGAATCCGCACTGCGATCGACGAGCGCAGCCAGGCGGCAGCGTACGTCCCGACGGTTCCGAAGCTCCGGACGCTGCTCGAGCGTCCAGCGATCGATTTTCGCGACGATATCGCCGCCTGTCTCGCCGATCTGGCAGCCCAAGCGCCGACCGATGTCGCGCCGTCAGCCGGATCGATCGTCGCCGTCGCCGTCGAGAACGCCGACGAGCCGATGGTGGCGGACCTACTCCGGTGTCTCGCCACCGTCGCGGCCGAGCGGCCGGACGTGCTGGTCGAGCACGCGGCAGCGATCACCGAGGTGCTCGAGCGGCGAACCGGCTCCGATCGGTGGGGGATTCGCATACTCGCGCACGTCTCCCGGGAGGATCCGACCGCGATCGAACCGGCCGCATCGGTTCTCATCGATGCGCTGGCGGCGGACCCAGTCGAAAACGGGCCGCCAGCTCTCCGAGCGCTCGGTCGACTGGCGCGCACCGACGCCGCGTTGCCCTCCCTCGAGTTCGTCGCACAGGCCGCCGCGCTCGCGGATCACGACGACGCGTCGTTGCGATACGACGCGATCGGCTGTCTCGGCGACGTGGCCCGCCGCGATCCCACCGCGGTCGAGCCGGTGTGTGCCGACCTCGGGGCGGCGCTGTCCTGCGACGATCCCGACACTCGCGCGATCGCGGCGGTCGCGGTCAGCCGCGTCGTCGCCGGCGTCGAAACCGCCGTCGACCCGGTTCAGGGCCAGTTACTCGAGTTACTCGCGGACGACCACCCGCACGTGCGGGCGAACGCCTGCGTCGCGCTCGGTCACGGTCGCGTCGACGCGGCCGTCCCGTATCTGCGGACCCTCGCGAGCGAGGACCCGGCTCCGAACGTGCGCGACCGGGCCGCGTGGGCCACGCGACAGCTTTCGTAA
- a CDS encoding secondary thiamine-phosphate synthase enzyme YjbQ has protein sequence MAFSVETESRLTIVDVTDRIAAAVPDDLESGTCTVFVEHTTAGLVIQENEPRLRGDLESFLRDLVPDEGHAHDKLDGNADSHLRAALIGPDVTVPVEDGELALGTWQSVLLVECDGPRTRTVSVTTVGD, from the coding sequence ATGGCGTTTTCCGTCGAAACCGAGTCGCGGCTGACGATCGTTGACGTGACCGATCGCATCGCGGCGGCCGTTCCTGACGACCTCGAGTCGGGGACCTGTACGGTCTTCGTCGAGCACACGACGGCCGGCCTCGTCATTCAGGAAAACGAACCGCGGCTTCGCGGCGACCTCGAGTCGTTCCTGCGGGATCTCGTTCCGGACGAGGGGCACGCACACGACAAACTGGACGGCAATGCGGACTCACATCTGCGGGCCGCGCTGATCGGTCCGGACGTGACGGTTCCAGTCGAGGACGGGGAGTTAGCGCTGGGGACGTGGCAGTCGGTGTTGCTCGTGGAGTGCGACGGCCCGCGAACGCGGACGGTGTCAGTGACGACCGTCGGCGACTAA
- a CDS encoding glycerophosphodiester phosphodiesterase: MRLIAHRGFAATAPENTISAVRAAADRADAVEFDVRRCGSGELVVVHDETIDRVTDGTGTVADAALADLSARSVRGSGDGIPTLAAVLEALPPTVEAHIELKESGIAADVLVALEDAALPNRVVLTSFLVSELRAVRDRDPSQPIGLLVSRHLETPITTAVELDCDVIGASYWRCLATRVVPRATAVGLEVHAWTIERRAVAKLLARRGVEYVSADRPIDV; this comes from the coding sequence ATGCGGCTCATCGCGCATCGTGGGTTCGCTGCGACCGCTCCCGAGAACACGATTAGTGCCGTTCGAGCCGCGGCCGACCGCGCCGACGCCGTCGAGTTTGACGTGCGACGCTGTGGCTCCGGCGAACTCGTCGTCGTCCACGACGAGACGATCGACCGCGTCACCGACGGCACCGGGACCGTCGCGGACGCCGCCCTCGCGGACCTCTCCGCTCGCTCGGTGCGCGGCTCCGGCGACGGAATTCCGACCCTCGCGGCGGTGCTCGAGGCCCTCCCGCCGACCGTCGAGGCCCACATCGAACTCAAAGAATCCGGCATCGCCGCGGACGTCCTCGTTGCTCTCGAGGACGCGGCCCTCCCCAATCGCGTCGTCCTCACCTCGTTTCTGGTTTCCGAACTGCGGGCGGTTCGCGACCGCGATCCGAGTCAACCGATCGGGCTCCTCGTCAGTCGGCACCTCGAGACGCCGATCACCACGGCGGTCGAACTCGACTGCGACGTCATCGGGGCGAGCTACTGGCGCTGTCTGGCGACACGCGTCGTGCCGCGAGCGACGGCGGTGGGACTCGAGGTCCACGCGTGGACGATCGAACGACGAGCGGTGGCGAAATTGCTCGCCCGCCGCGGCGTCGAGTACGTTTCGGCGGATCGGCCGATCGACGTGTAA
- a CDS encoding response regulator, whose product MSGRRDEPIDVLLVEDDDDDVRLVREAFAGLSIESSIRVAGDGAEALSLLTGRDGEPPIVPDLILLDLDLPQMDGLEFLEAVTAEPELARLPVLVLTRSTNLSDVRASYDLAANAYLTKPTEPTEYAEMADAIAEFWFRRAALPTGHS is encoded by the coding sequence ATGAGCGGTCGGCGCGACGAGCCGATCGACGTGCTCCTCGTCGAGGACGACGACGATGATGTCCGCCTCGTCCGTGAGGCGTTCGCCGGGTTGTCGATCGAGTCCTCGATTCGGGTCGCCGGCGACGGCGCGGAGGCGCTCTCGCTCCTCACCGGCCGCGACGGCGAGCCGCCGATCGTTCCGGACCTCATCCTGTTGGATCTGGACCTGCCGCAGATGGACGGTCTCGAGTTCCTCGAGGCGGTGACGGCCGAGCCCGAACTCGCACGGCTCCCCGTGCTCGTGTTGACGCGATCGACGAACCTGTCGGACGTTCGCGCGAGCTACGACCTCGCGGCCAACGCGTACCTCACGAAGCCGACGGAGCCGACGGAGTACGCCGAGATGGCGGACGCGATCGCCGAGTTCTGGTTCCGCCGAGCGGCCCTGCCGACGGGCCATTCGTAA
- a CDS encoding SDR family oxidoreductase yields the protein MSVQTEFDVDFDGTVAVITGASGALGSAAVDRFLEAGATVCAVDVIAPDDEDSLLERDPDDESDLAFYEADLTDEDDVAALMESVADDHGRIDHLLNIAGTWRGGDHVEDTDLEEFDLLLDVNLKTAFLASKHALPHLQNSTGSIVSISARSSLEGGEGDGPYRITKAGIRLLTETLAEENRGTVRANCVMPSVIDTPMNREMMPDADHGSWVDPLEIADVMAFLCSDGAAVTSGAAVPVYGEA from the coding sequence ATGTCCGTCCAAACCGAGTTCGACGTCGACTTCGACGGAACCGTTGCAGTGATCACCGGTGCCAGCGGCGCGCTCGGCAGCGCTGCCGTCGATCGCTTCCTCGAGGCGGGCGCGACGGTCTGTGCCGTGGACGTGATCGCGCCCGACGACGAGGACAGCCTGCTCGAGCGCGACCCCGACGATGAATCCGACCTCGCGTTCTACGAGGCCGACCTGACCGACGAGGACGACGTGGCTGCACTGATGGAATCCGTCGCCGACGACCACGGCCGGATCGATCACCTGCTGAACATCGCCGGAACGTGGCGTGGCGGCGATCACGTCGAGGACACCGATCTCGAGGAGTTCGACCTCCTGCTGGACGTCAACCTGAAGACGGCGTTTCTCGCGTCGAAACACGCCCTGCCCCACCTCCAGAACTCGACGGGTTCGATCGTCAGTATCAGCGCGCGGTCCTCGCTCGAGGGCGGCGAGGGTGACGGGCCCTACCGGATCACGAAGGCCGGCATTCGGCTGCTGACGGAGACGCTCGCCGAGGAGAACCGCGGGACCGTACGCGCGAATTGCGTCATGCCGAGCGTGATCGACACGCCGATGAACCGGGAGATGATGCCCGACGCTGACCACGGCTCGTGGGTCGACCCGCTCGAGATTGCGGACGTGATGGCCTTTCTCTGTAGCGACGGGGCTGCGGTGACGAGCGGGGCAGCCGTCCCGGTCTACGGCGAGGCCTGA
- a CDS encoding sodium-dependent transporter: protein MAQRESWATRTGFILAAVGSAVGLGNIWRFPYQVGEQGGAAFLFIYLLLIVGIGFPVILVEFVVGRNTERNPVGALKRIGSGAWTKIGWVFVTAGFVILSYYSVVAGWTIRYVLLGLQGEYTADAAPAQFGEVASGLDAVVLHAIFMAAVVGIVALGIERGIELSVKVMVPAIIVISIGLAAYVFTLDGAADAYAYYLSPEFSTIAANWTTILPAAAAQAFFTLSLGMGVMITYASYLGEDRNLASDAGIIAGLDTFIAFTAGMIAFPILFAAGIEPGASGPALIFVSLAAAFAELPFGGILGAIFFATVAIAALSSAISIMEVVVSYLIDERGFGRVPATVALGVAMFLVGVPAALDLIFVDLYDGFANSILLMLGGLLLSIFVGWVVPDLALDEIGKGIKDVGSLGVAWLWFIRIPVVVALIALVALNAWDYYGFLTGPFSDWLGANL from the coding sequence ATGGCACAACGGGAATCATGGGCAACGAGAACAGGCTTCATCCTCGCTGCGGTCGGGAGCGCGGTGGGATTAGGAAACATCTGGCGGTTCCCCTATCAGGTGGGTGAACAGGGCGGTGCAGCGTTCCTGTTTATTTATCTCCTGTTGATCGTCGGGATCGGCTTTCCGGTAATCCTCGTTGAGTTTGTCGTCGGCCGTAATACGGAACGGAACCCCGTCGGCGCACTAAAACGGATCGGCAGCGGCGCGTGGACGAAGATCGGCTGGGTCTTCGTCACGGCCGGCTTCGTCATCCTCTCGTACTACAGCGTCGTTGCCGGCTGGACGATTCGGTACGTCCTGCTGGGACTGCAGGGTGAGTACACCGCTGACGCTGCGCCCGCACAGTTCGGCGAAGTCGCGAGCGGTCTCGACGCCGTCGTCCTGCACGCGATCTTCATGGCAGCCGTCGTCGGAATCGTTGCGCTTGGAATCGAACGCGGGATCGAACTCTCGGTCAAGGTGATGGTTCCGGCCATCATCGTCATCTCGATCGGACTCGCCGCCTACGTCTTCACGCTCGACGGAGCCGCTGACGCGTACGCGTACTATCTCTCGCCGGAATTCAGCACCATCGCGGCCAACTGGACGACGATCCTCCCAGCGGCCGCCGCACAGGCCTTCTTTACGCTCTCGCTCGGGATGGGCGTGATGATTACCTACGCGTCCTACCTCGGGGAGGACCGAAACCTCGCATCGGACGCCGGTATCATCGCTGGCCTCGACACCTTCATCGCCTTCACCGCCGGGATGATCGCGTTCCCGATCCTGTTCGCCGCGGGAATCGAGCCCGGAGCGTCCGGCCCGGCACTCATCTTCGTGAGCCTCGCCGCTGCGTTCGCCGAACTGCCGTTCGGCGGCATCCTCGGTGCAATCTTCTTCGCTACCGTCGCCATCGCCGCGCTCTCGAGTGCGATCAGTATCATGGAAGTCGTCGTCTCCTATCTGATCGACGAACGTGGCTTCGGCCGGGTTCCCGCGACTGTCGCGCTGGGCGTAGCCATGTTCCTCGTGGGAGTTCCGGCCGCGCTCGACCTCATCTTCGTCGACCTTTACGACGGCTTCGCGAACAGCATCTTACTCATGCTCGGTGGCCTCTTGCTTTCGATCTTCGTGGGCTGGGTCGTTCCCGACCTCGCGCTCGATGAAATCGGCAAAGGGATCAAAGACGTCGGATCGCTGGGTGTCGCGTGGCTCTGGTTCATCCGGATTCCGGTCGTCGTCGCGCTGATCGCCCTGGTCGCGCTGAACGCGTGGGACTACTACGGGTTCCTCACTGGCCCCTTCTCCGACTGGCTGGGTGCGAATCTCTGA